From the genome of Chelmon rostratus isolate fCheRos1 chromosome 1, fCheRos1.pri, whole genome shotgun sequence, one region includes:
- the LOC121606410 gene encoding guanylyl cyclase-activating protein 2-like produces the protein MGQTQQTENSEEIDIKALQDMYKKFVMECPSGLLFLHEFKRFFGVDPTGEASDYAENMFRAFDSNGDNTIDFLEFVAALNLVFRGDLEHKLRWSFKAYDKDNNGYVEREELRSMIDSIYHLKKGSKTEFSDSHLTVDEVVDRILQAVDSDGDGQINMEEFIRGAQQDPWVLNMLKLDMNPAGWVLEQRRRSAHF, from the exons atggggcaaacacagcaaacagagaaCTCTGAGGAGATCGATATCAAGGCACTTCAGGACATGTATAAAAAGTTTGTCATGGAGTGCCCGAGCGGACTTCTTTTCCTGCACGAGTTTAAGCGTTTCTTTGGTGTGGACCCGACAGGGGAAGCGTCTGATTATGCGGAGAACATGTTTCGAGCTTTTGACAGCAATGGG GACAATACGATTGACTTCCTTGAGTTCGTGGCAGCGCTGAATCTTGTTTTCCGGGGAGACCTGGAGCATAAGCTGCGCTGGTCATTCAAGGCGTatgacaaagacaacaatgGCTACGTTGAAAGGGAAGAACTGCGGTCAATGATTGAT AGCATCTACCATCTAAAGAAAGGCTCAAAGACAGAGTTTAGTGATTCACATCTTACAGTAGATGAGGTTGTGGATCGAATATTACAGGCTGTTGATAGTGATGGAGATG GTCAAATTAACATGGAAGAGTTTATTAGAGGTGCACAGCAGGACCCCTGGGTGCTCAACATGTTGAAGCTGGACATGAACCCTGCTGGGTGGGTgctggagcagaggagaaggagtgCACACTTCTAA